The genomic window ataactattgtggatatagaaccaattgaacaccatgtattaatataacaaagataatcaaggtaatctggtatccttcttggcataacgttgaaaccaagtatatgtatagggatgaaaattaataagatactacctaagaagactacaaaccagatgcttaaatatggagaagcaccggtatttacatggaatagatttacagtatctccgaacatatctctgctatagaagataaagccacatatagtagctagtactgcaccaagagataatacgaaatggaaatgagctacaatatagtatgtatcatgtagggcaatatccataccagcgttacccataactacacctgtagtaccacctagagtaaacaataggataaaactaagagcagcccatagatctacagttcttgtagttgtatggctagccatataggtacctaaccagttgaaagtcttagtaccggtaggaattgcaatcataatagtcatagcagagaaataagctctggtatctacctctagaccgactgtcatcatatgatgtgcccatactaaggaacctagaatagaaatacaacccatagctaagatcatagattgtccaccgaagacagatctagcagcatacatagataatgtctgcgagactacaccaaaagcaggtaaaattagaatgtatacctctggatgtccgaagaaccagaatagatgttgataaagtacactatcaccagaatacatagaatcataaaattcagtgtttacgtgtagatcaagaaggatcataactaatccaccagtaagaataggtagagtgaagactaacataagggcagtaaatatgatagcccagatatatagaatatagttcttagcaccagcattagaacccatgaagacgcaagtaccaaggaagttaatagaacttaaaatactactaattcctagtactgcaagacctccgataatccaatcagttgcctctggatttaacaccatcaagctagtacttaagtggaggatacattgtccaaccaagaccactaccaaactcggaacaaatactttgagttaacaacacagaacctaatggtactagaaaataggagatcgcgttagttcttgggaaaacgacttccgaaccaccaatatatattggtacaaagaagttaccatatcctccgtacaaagcaggcattaagaacataaagatcatagctaggccatgtatcgttattatcacattataagtagctatcgtctctgtacaaatgatccgcgatccagaactgtataactcaaatcgaataaacaaagacattatagttcctagaatactgaagatgactccggttatgagatacagacaaccaagttctttatgattgcagtacaccaccaccccactggactgcttaagacagctaaaagtgttggatttcaatatcctactacattaagattattccacatcggttatgttctaggcgtaatatatggattcttgttctcactcatcttaacagcgagagaaaactactactcagatgctagtctaatcagtagcatcgtacttggagttatcatctctgagacaggattatttatcagctttttctggggagtatatactacgagttggactactggtttagatcttgaaggtctttgtttaccggatccaagttctcttgtgcttttcatgaccatcatgttaagtgcattagcagagcatagttaagatgataactattgtggatatagaaccaattgaacaccatgtattaatataacaaagataatcagggtaatctggta from Besnoitia besnoiti strain Bb-Ger1 chromosome Unknown contig00122, whole genome shotgun sequence includes these protein-coding regions:
- a CDS encoding uncharacterized protein (encoded by transcript BESB_022040); the protein is MIAVHHHPTGLLKTAKSVGFQYPTTLRLFHIGYVLGVIYGFLFSLILTARENYYSDASLISSIVLGVIISETGLFISFFWGVYTTSWTTGLDLEGLCLPDPSSLVLFMTIMLSALAEHS